GGTTGACTTCCGATGCGTCGCGGCGACAAACAAGAACCTCGAAGAACTGATCGAACGCGGCTCCTTCCGTCCAGATCTGTTCTATCGCCTGAACGTCTTCCACATCGAGTTACCGCCGTTGCGCGAGCGCAAGGAGGACATCCCTTTGCTAGTTAATCATTTCGTGCAGAAGTTCTCCAAGGAGATGAACAAGAAGATCACGCGTGTTGCGCCCACGGCTATGTACCAACTGCAGCAGCACCCGTGGCCGGGAAACGTCCGGGAACTCGAAAACGCGGTAGAGCGCGCAATGGTGGTTGCGCAGGAACCGGAGCTGCGTGAACAGGACTTCACGTTGAAGGCGAAGGCCTCCGCCGCGATACCCGAAGGCAAGACGCTGGAAGATGTCGAGCGCGCCCACATTTTGCGTGTGCTGGAGGAGTGTGGCGGCAATCAGACGCGGGCCGCCGAAGTGCTGAGTATCGATCGCGTCACACTGCATCACAAGCTGAAAAAGTACGGTTGGAGCAAGCAGGCAGTCGAGACGCGATGACGCAGGAATTACACCTTCTTCCAATCGGGAAGTCGGATCCCGACATGATGGGATGGCTGCGCCAGGAGTTGATCGAGTTGTTCCGAGTTCCCTGCCGGATACTGGAGCCCGGCCTCGATCCGCAGTTCTCGTATCACCCGGAGCGCGACCAGTACCACTCCAGCGAGATACTTGCACGTATGCAGGAGTACGTCACAGCCCGAAGCTGGCGCGTGCTCGGCATCACCCCGGTGGACCTGTACATTCCTATTCTGACTTTCGTTTTCGGAGAGGCGCAGATGGGCGGACCATGTTCCGTTGTGTCTTCGTACAGGTTGAGACAG
Above is a genomic segment from Clostridia bacterium containing:
- a CDS encoding archaemetzincin family Zn-dependent metalloprotease — its product is MTQELHLLPIGKSDPDMMGWLRQELIELFRVPCRILEPGLDPQFSYHPERDQYHSSEILARMQEYVTARSWRVLGITPVDLYIPILTFVFGEAQMGGPCSVVSSYRLRQEFYGLPSDRDLLGRRLLTEAVHELGHTLQLTHCDDYNCVMAASHAVEWIDLKDFLFCSQCARCARAHAQF